Proteins from one Dromiciops gliroides isolate mDroGli1 chromosome 6, mDroGli1.pri, whole genome shotgun sequence genomic window:
- the LOC122732118 gene encoding serine/threonine-protein phosphatase 2A catalytic subunit beta isoform-like: MEEEMFMEELDKWMKQLNECKYLNENQVQTLCEKAKEILVKESNVHEVSCPVTVCGDVHGQFQDLMEIFLIGGKLPDKNYLFMGDYVDRGLYSVETVTLLVSLKVHYPECITLLRGNHESRDVTQVYGFYDECQRKYGNANVWKYFTDLFDYLPLTALVDSQIFCVHGGLSPAIDTLDHIRALDRFKEIPMSGPTCDLLWSDPAEYDGWGPSPRGAGHTFGPDITEMFNHTNGLSLISRAHQLVEQGYEWNHNEKVVTIFSAPNYCNRFGNRAAIMELDDPIKYSFLQFDQAPQGKCPVVSLLPFSYRQPWAKPRVNIGQYLQNLFKK, encoded by the coding sequence ATGGAAGAGGAGATGTTCATGGAAGAGCTGGACAAATGGATGAAACAGCTGAACGAGTGTAAATACCTCAACGAGAACCAAGTGCAGACTCTATGCGAGAAGGCTAAGGAAATCCTAGTGAAAGAATCAAACGTTCATGAGGTCTCTTGTCCCGTTACTGTCTGCGGTGATGTCCATGGTCAATTTCAGGATCTTATGGAAATCTTTCTTATTGGTGGGAAATTACCGGACAAAAACTATCTGTTTATGGGTGACTATGTTGATAGAGGCTTGTACTCAGTGGAGACTGTGACTCTTCTTGTATCTTTAAAAGTCCACTATCCAGAGTGCATTACACTATTAAGAGGAAACCACGAGAGTCGGGATGTTACTCAAGTGTATGGTTTTTATGACGAATGCCAAAGAAAGTATGGAAATGCCAATGTCTGGAAATATTTTACAGACCTCTTCGATTATCTTCCCCTAACAGCTTTAGTTGACAGCCAGATATTTTGTGTCCATGGAGGTCTGTCTCCCGCCATAGATACCCTGGATCATATAAGAGCTTTGGATCGTTTTAAAGAAATCCCGATGAGTGGACCAACCTGTGATCTGTTATGGTCCGATCCAGCTGAGTATGATGGATGGGGCCCCTCTCCAAGAGGGGCCGGCCATACATTTGGACcagacattactgaaatgttTAACCACACCAATGGTCTTTCACTGATATCCCGGGCTCACCAACTTGTCGAGCAGGGTTATGAATGGAATCATAATGAAAAGGTGGTGACCATTTTCAGTGCACCCAATTATTGTAACCGTTTTGGGAACCGGGCTGCTATCATGGAACTGGATGATCCTATAAAGTACTCCTTCCTACAGTTTGACCAAGCACCTCAAGGGAAGTGTCCTGTCGTCTCACTCTTACCTTTTTCCTATAGACAGCCTTGGGCAAAACCCAGGGTAAATATTGGGCAGTATTTGCAGAAtctctttaaaaagtaa